GAGCAGCGGGAAAGCCAGCCCGGCGTCGCCGAACGCGGCCTTGCCGAGGATCAGCGCGGCCACCAGGGTGACGGCGTACGACTCGAACAGGTCGGCGGCCATGCCCGCGCAGTCGCCGACGTTGTCGCCCACGTTGTCGGCGATGGTCGCGGCATTGCGCGGGTCGTCCTCCGGAATGCCCTGCTCGACCTTGCCGACCAGGTCGGCGCCGACGTCGGCGGCCTTGGTGAAGATGCCGCCGCCCACCCGCATGAACATGGCGATCAGGGCGGCGCCGAGGCCGAATCCCTCCAGCACCTTCGGCGCGTCGGCCGCGTACACCAGGACGACGCAGGAGGCGCCCAGGAGGCCGAGCCCCACCGTGAACATGCCGACCACGCCACCCGTGCGAAATGCGATCTTCATCGCGGTGTGCGAGACGGTGGTGAGATCCTTTTCCGGTTCCCCCTCGGCCGGAGTGGCTTCGCGGGCCGCCGCGGCGACGCGCACATTGCTGCGCACGGCGAGCCACATGCCGATATAACCGGTGGCTGCCGAGAACAGGGCACCGATCAGGAAGAACACCGATCGTCCGGCACGCTGATTCCAGTCGTCCGCGGGCAGCAGCATGAGCAGGAGGAAGACGACGACGGCGAATGCGCCGAGCGTGCGCAGCTGCCGGGCGAGATACGCCTTGGCGCCTTCCTGGACCGCCTCCGCGATCCGTTTCATGCCCTCGGTGCCCTCACCGGCCGCCAGCACCTGGCGTACGAGGACGCCCGCGACCACGAGCGCGGACACCGCGACGGCCGCGATCACGACCACGATGATCCGGTTGTCGTCGGTCAGGACCGCGGCTGCGAGGGATGCGGGGTGACCCGACTGCTGGGGGATGGAAAGCTCCGCCATTCGTCCTCCTTGACGCTTGGGCTGAGCTCAAGATGTGGACGAATTGTAGGTACCCGATCGCGATGCAGACAGAGCGTGGTAAACGGAATGAGCCGCCACTTGCCCTTCCGTGAATGATCGGGGTCCCGTCGGCGGACCCGAAAGAGGTAATGCCCCAAAGGCATTGACGGCTGCATGGAGCCTTGATCGAGTAATGGGATCACCGAGCGCGTTTTTCTTCACCCGTTCGGGCGAGATGGCGGAAAATGCGAGAAGGGCCCTGCCGATCGAGCAGGGCCCTTCCGAGTCGGTGCGGTGGTCAGACGAGTGCGGTGGCCGGCGGGGCGGTGGGCCAGCGCATGCGGATCAGACCGCCGTTCTCGCCCGTGGTGACCTCCACGTCGTCGACGAGACCGCTGATGACCGCGAGACCCATCTCGTCCTCCTCGGCCTCCACGTCCGCGTCCGCGGACGGACCGCCCGCCACCCGTTCGGCGGGCACGGCGTGCGGGGCCTCGTCACCGACCTCGATGGAGAACTGTTTCTCCTCCTCGATCAACGCCACCTTCACAGGTGCCGTGATGCCGCCGCTGCGGTGCAGACCGACGGCACGGGAACAGGCCTCTCCGACGGCCAGGCGGACCTCGTCCAGTACGGCCTCGTCCACCCCGGCCCTGCGCGCCACCGCCGCCGCCACCAGCCGGGCGGTCCGGACGTGCTCGGGCAGCGCGCTGAAGCGGAGTTCAACGGTGGCCATGCATCCCCCTCGCGACTACGGGCGTGCGGTCCGGGCGGGGCGGTCGAAGGTCCGCCTCCCGGAAAAATCACTGAGCCCCGGACGCGACCGGCCCGGGGCGGGACCGAGCGACCGGCGTCCGGGCCGCTGGACGGCCCGGGCACCGGCAACCGGCCATGGGTCAGTCGGTGGCCGCCACCGCTTCCTCGACCGAGGTGTGAATCGGGAACACCTTGGTGAGACCGGTGATGCGGAAGATCTTCAGAATGCGCTCCTGGTTGCAGACCAGGCGCAGCGAGCCCTCGTGGGCACGCACTCGCTTCAGACCGCCGACCAGCACGCCGAGCCCGGTGGAGTCGAGGAAGTCCACGCCCTCCATGTCCACGACGAGGTGGAAATTCCCGTCGTTCACCAGCTCGACCAGCTGCTCGCGCAGCTTGGGCGCGGTGTATACATCGATTTCGCCACCGACCTCGACGACCGTACGATCGCCGACGGTACGGGTCGACAGGGACAGGTCCACGGATCCTCCAGCACCTTGCTATCGAGCGGTCGTCCCTCGGGCACCTCGGCTTGCGGCCCCCGGGACGCAACGCCAGCCGCGATGGCATTCAATCACTTACCGGCAGGCGTGCACGACGCCTTGGCTCCATTGTCCGTCACTCCAGTGACACACTCGGTGCCGATGGCCAAGAATCACCGATCCGACGGATCCCCGGCGAACCCGGCGTCCCGGCCCTCCCCGGGCACGGTCCTGGACCGGCTCGCCGCCGGGCCGAGCCGGTCTGCGCGCATCACTCATACGGAGCACTTGCCCCCGCGCGCGGGCCGCCATGCGCTCTGGCCTGACCGGATTCGGCCGGAGGTGATCGAGGCCCTCAGGTCGTGCGGCATCGAGCACCCCTGGGAACACCAGGCGCTGGCCGCCGAGCACGCCCTGGACGGCGATTCGGTGGTCGTCGCCACCGGCACCGCCTCAGGCAAGTCCCTCGCCTACCTCGTACCGGTCCTGTCGGCCCTCCTGGACGGCTCGCAGGCCCCGAACGGCCGCGGTGCGACCGCCCTCTACCTGGCCCCCACCAAGGCCCTCGCGGCGGACCAGTGCCGGTCGGTGAGGGAGTTGTCGCAACCGCTCGGCACGGCGGTGCGCCCGGCCGTGTACGACGGCGACACGCCGTTCGAGGAACGCGAGTGGGTCCGCCAGTACGCGAACTACGTCCTGACCAATCCCGACATGCTGCACCGCGGCGTGCTTCCCTCCCACCCGCGCTGGGCCTCCTTCCTGAAAGCGCTCAGGTTCGTCGTCGTCGACGAGTGCCACACCTACCGGGGCGTCTTCGGCTCGCACGTCGCCCAGGTGCTGCGCCGCCTGCGCCGCCTGTGCGCGCGCTACGGCGCCTCGCCCGTGTTCCTGCTGGCCTCGGCGACCGCCGCCGAACCCGCCGTCGCCGCCCGCCGACTGACCGGCCTGCCGGTGGTCGAGGTCGCCGACGACGCCTCCCCGCGCGGGGAGCTCGTCTTCGCCCTGTGGGAGCCCCCGCTCACCGAACTGCACGGCGAGCGGGGCGCACCCGTACGGCGTACGGCCACCGCGGAGACCGCCGACCTGCTGACCGACCTCACCGTGCAGGGCGTGCGCTCGGTCGCCTTCGTCCGCTCCCGGC
This is a stretch of genomic DNA from Streptomyces sp. TG1A-8. It encodes these proteins:
- a CDS encoding ATP-binding protein, which encodes MATVELRFSALPEHVRTARLVAAAVARRAGVDEAVLDEVRLAVGEACSRAVGLHRSGGITAPVKVALIEEEKQFSIEVGDEAPHAVPAERVAGGPSADADVEAEEDEMGLAVISGLVDDVEVTTGENGGLIRMRWPTAPPATALV
- the bldG gene encoding anti-sigma factor antagonist BldG, whose amino-acid sequence is MDLSLSTRTVGDRTVVEVGGEIDVYTAPKLREQLVELVNDGNFHLVVDMEGVDFLDSTGLGVLVGGLKRVRAHEGSLRLVCNQERILKIFRITGLTKVFPIHTSVEEAVAATD